Part of the Sulfurimonas sp. C5 genome, CTTTTAAGATATCGCCATTACCGGTAATAAATAAAAAAGCAAAAATAGATAACACTAAAAATAAAATAGGAACCAACATCTGCCAGATATTCGCATTTTTAAGGTCGTTGTTTTTGAGTTTGTACTCATGTACCGTAGAGTTCTGCATCCCTTTTGTATAAAGGCCGAAAAATATAACCGCAAAAGTCACTGCCAATGCACTCATGGAGTAAAAGTTAAATACCACTGCATCAATTAAAAACTCTACACTGTTGCCGTGAATTATGCCACTTTCAACTTGCGTTATTATTAGCCCGAGAAGCAATGCACCCCATCCGTTAAATAAAAGCAGTGAACAGATAGGTGCAGAAGTAGAATCACACACGTAAGCCAATTTCGCCCTGCTAACCCCTTCTCGATCGCAAAGCGGTTTCCCTACCGCACCTGCAATAAGTGAAGTGATTGAAGACTCTATAAAGATAAGGACACCTATCATATAGGTAATCACTAAAGCTGAACGAGGTGACTTTACGATTGAGCGTTTGAGTGTCATGTATTTTACAAACGATTCTATTGCACCCGAACGCTCTAAAATCTCCATAATGCTTCCCACGAGGATTGCAAATGCCAGAGTTTTGAGTATCCAGCCTTTGCTAAGAAGCATCATAAACAAATCTGTAAACGCTTCTATACTGTTAATAAAAGCAAAGTTATGGAGAATTAAGACTCCTAAAAGAATCGCACCGAATAATGATAAAAAAACATTTTTTGTATATAGTGCTAAAAAAATTGCTAATACGGGAGGGATAATTGAGAGGTATGTAGGCTCTATCGTTTAATCCTAAAATTCGATTTCAAAAAGCATAATACCGTTGCGTCCGAATGTTTCTCTATACTCTTCACATTCTTTTTGTTCCACTAAACGAAAGCCGAGTTTTTTATAAAACATTTCAGTCTCAAGTGAACCGATTTCAATGATTGTCTGTGCTCTTCTGTAGCCTCTAAGTCTTGCATTGAGAAGTGACTTTTGCATAAGTGCTTTTAAAACACCTACATCAACAAAGTCGTCTAACTCTTCCATGAAATCAAACATTAAAGTAGAATTTCTAATATTGAAACTACACTCGTAAAACGGCGCTAAAATGTCGTTTGCATCTTCACAGCACCCTATCTCTTCCAAGGCTTTGATAAATGTTTCCTGGTTTGAGATTCTCGGTTCATAACTGCATAATGTACCGACATTTTTCCCATCTATTTGAGCGATTAAAAAGTTTTTATAATGGCAATGGCTCTTTGAAGTGGTCGTTGTAAGTTTTTCAATTTTTTCCAGAACTTCGGCATCTGATCCCATCTCAAAGAGGAAGTCAAATAATCCCACTTTTTTACCTGCACGAGAACTCTTTAAGATCATCTGTGCAAGGAATTTTGTGTCTTGTTCTGTAGCCTGTTTTACTGAAATAGCCATTATATTTTCCGTTTAATGAAATTCAAAACTTCCTAATAGTACCATACTTTATGATAAAAGTTTTCTTAATTGCAATTTTTTCCCCAATGCTTTTACTTTCTTCCCAAATCTTACTAGTAATTAGTAATGATTTTAACACTTCTAAAGCCAAGCTTTCTGCCTATGAAAATTCTAAAAAAGTTTTTGAAAATATTGATGTAAATATTGGTAAAAACGGTTTAGGCTGGGGACTTGGTGTGCGTGAAATTCCACACAAAAAAAGTGAACCCATAAAAATGGAAGGGGATAAAAAAGCCCCTGCCGGTATTTTTCAACTCGGCGTTGCTTTTGGGTATCAAAAACAAATTGATCTCAAGCTGCCTTACCTCTATGCAGATGACAAGCTTCTTTGTGTGGATGATGTAGATTCGAAGTTTTATAACCGCTTTGTGAACTTTGACAAAGGGATTCAAAGTTTTGAGCATATGAAAAGAGATGACGAGCAGTATAAGTACGGTCTTACTGTCGTACACAATCAACAGCAGATTAAAAAAAGGGGTTCTTGTATATTTTTACATATCCAAAAGAGTCCTAACCATCCGACGGTTGGCTGTACATCTATGAAAGAAAAAGATTTGTTAAAAATTTTAAAGTGGTTGGATAAAGATAAAAATCCGATACTCATTCAAGTACCGAAACTTTATCTAAATGAGGTATATAAACTCTACCCAGAGCTAAAGAAAGACTAGTCGTCTTCTTTAGTCATTTTGTCTTTTGCTTCAATTCCCATAAGACCTAAACCAGTCTTAATGCTCAGTGCAACAACTGAGAGAAGTTTAAGCAGTTTTGCTTCATCTTCAGTTCCGATGATACGTACATCGTAGTAGAACTTGTGAAGAGATGCAGCAAGCGCTTTTAAGTAATCCGGCAGTTTTTGAATCTGACGAGAATGGAATGCATCTTCGATCACTTCCGGTAATAAAAGTGCATCAAAAAGTAAAGTATCTGAATTTTCATCCAGATTTTTCAAACTTGCATTTGCGATATCTTCAGCAGATACTTCCGCTTTTTCTAAAAGTGTTTTAATTCTTGCATGTGCATACTGAATGTAAAAAATCGGGTTTGAGCTGTCTTGCTTTTTAAATTCGCTAAGGTCAAACTCTAAGGCCGTATCACTTTTTTTACTTGCAAAGATATATCTTAAAGCATCAGAACCGATCTCTTCAACGATATCGCTCATAAGTATTACGTTACCCGCACGTTTACTCATTTTATACGGCTCACCGTCTTTGAGTAAACTTACCATTTGAGAAAGCAGTACTTCAAGTTTTTCACTATCGTATCCTAGATACTCAACAGCAGCTTTTACACGAGGGATATATCCATGGTGATCAGCACCCCAGATATTGATGTAGTGCTCATATCCACGCTCAAATTTTTGGTTGTGGTATACAATATCACCGGCAAGATAAGTCGGGCGTCCGTCTTCACGAACTACAACTCTGTCTTTTTCATCACCTTTAGCTTCTGATGCGATCCATGTTTTATCGTCGTTTTTGTAAACACCATCACCCATCTTAGCCATAACTCTATCCCAGTCATCATAGAGTGTTGATTCGTATACAAAAGTATCGAAGAAGATGTTTGTATCGCCAAGATCTTTTACGATGATCTTCATCACTTCATCTTTAGCCCACATTGCAAGCTCTTTTTGACGTGATTCATCACTAAAGATTTCAC contains:
- a CDS encoding acyl-CoA acyltransferase codes for the protein MAISVKQATEQDTKFLAQMILKSSRAGKKVGLFDFLFEMGSDAEVLEKIEKLTTTTSKSHCHYKNFLIAQIDGKNVGTLCSYEPRISNQETFIKALEEIGCCEDANDILAPFYECSFNIRNSTLMFDFMEELDDFVDVGVLKALMQKSLLNARLRGYRRAQTIIEIGSLETEMFYKKLGFRLVEQKECEEYRETFGRNGIMLFEIEF
- a CDS encoding L,D-transpeptidase family protein, with product MIKVFLIAIFSPMLLLSSQILLVISNDFNTSKAKLSAYENSKKVFENIDVNIGKNGLGWGLGVREIPHKKSEPIKMEGDKKAPAGIFQLGVAFGYQKQIDLKLPYLYADDKLLCVDDVDSKFYNRFVNFDKGIQSFEHMKRDDEQYKYGLTVVHNQQQIKKRGSCIFLHIQKSPNHPTVGCTSMKEKDLLKILKWLDKDKNPILIQVPKLYLNEVYKLYPELKKD
- a CDS encoding Na+/H+ antiporter NhaC family protein, with the protein product MMLLSKGWILKTLAFAILVGSIMEILERSGAIESFVKYMTLKRSIVKSPRSALVITYMIGVLIFIESSITSLIAGAVGKPLCDREGVSRAKLAYVCDSTSAPICSLLLFNGWGALLLGLIITQVESGIIHGNSVEFLIDAVVFNFYSMSALAVTFAVIFFGLYTKGMQNSTVHEYKLKNNDLKNANIWQMLVPILFLVLSIFAFLFITGNGDILKGSGSSSIFYTTLTTMVFMFIFYVLFGRMRAREYMIASVKGANKLFPIAMILLFAFAIGEVTSELKTGLYLASFASENINVSFLAAVIFVLSGIIAFSTGTSWGTFSIMIPIAVPMAVALDANIPLIIGAVISGGVFGDHCSPISDTTIISSLASGCDVVEHVNTQLPYALLSALIAIVFFIIASL
- the argS gene encoding arginine--tRNA ligase; protein product: MKQRVAEILRDRIGREVVLEKPRDRSFGHFATPIAFSLAKELRKSPMVIAEELANSFEDTDVFSSVESVKGYLNFRLSENFLAEYASWALENPSEFGTQEKAQKVLLEFVSANPTGPLHIGHARGAVYGDTLYRLAKHLGYDITAEYYVNDAGNQIDLLGLSIQLYARENILKENVEYPEAYYRGDYLEALAAGAEAKFGREIFSDESRQKELAMWAKDEVMKIIVKDLGDTNIFFDTFVYESTLYDDWDRVMAKMGDGVYKNDDKTWIASEAKGDEKDRVVVREDGRPTYLAGDIVYHNQKFERGYEHYINIWGADHHGYIPRVKAAVEYLGYDSEKLEVLLSQMVSLLKDGEPYKMSKRAGNVILMSDIVEEIGSDALRYIFASKKSDTALEFDLSEFKKQDSSNPIFYIQYAHARIKTLLEKAEVSAEDIANASLKNLDENSDTLLFDALLLPEVIEDAFHSRQIQKLPDYLKALAASLHKFYYDVRIIGTEDEAKLLKLLSVVALSIKTGLGLMGIEAKDKMTKEDD